The stretch of DNA GATGGCCGGCAGCGCCAGCGGCAGCACGATGCGGCGGATGGCGGTCCATTCCCCGGCGCCCAGATCGCGCGCCGCTTCGACCAGGGCGTTGTCGAATCCCTGGAGCCGCGCATGCACGGTGAGGGTGACGAAAGGCAGGCAGAAGCTGGTGTGCGCCAGCCACAGCGTGAACAGGCCCAGCTCCAGCCGCAAGCCGATGAACAGGACCAGCAGCGACACCGCCATGACGATGTCCGGCGACATCAGGGTGATGAACAGCAGGCCCATCAGGAATCCCCTGCCACGGAACCGGTAGCGGTGTAGGCCGACGGCGCCCAGGGTACCGACGACGGTCGCGAGGGTGGCGGACAGCGCCGCCACCATCAGCGAATTCCGGGCCGCCGCCAGGATTTCGGCATCGTTCGCCAGGCTTGCGTACCAGTTCAGGGTGAATCCGTCCCAGCCGATGCCGTATTTCGAGGCGTTGAACGACCCCAGGATCAGCACGGCCAGGGGCAGGTAGAGGAAGGAATAGATCAAAGCGCCGTGCAGCCGTTCGAGACTGTGCATGGAAATATTTTCAATCGGTATCCGTCATCTGTCATCGCCAGCCGCGGTGACGCGGTTTTCGGCAATGGCATAGAGCGCCAGGAAGGCCAGCAGCAGGCCGATGAGCACCAGGCTGGCGGCGGCGCCGAAGGGCCAGTCCTGGGCTTCCAGGAACTGATCCTTGAGCAGGTTGCCGACCAGCAGATGGCGCGAACCGCCCAGCACGTCGCCCACATAGAACAGGCCCAGCGCCGGCAGGAACACCAGGAGGCAGCCGGCGACGATGCCGGGCAGGGTCAGCGGCAGGACCACATGCCGGAACCGCCGGAACGGGCCGGCGCCCAGGTCGCGGGCGGCTTCCAGCAGACGCGGATCGAGCTTTTCCAGGCTGCCGTACAGCGGCAGGATCATGAACGGCAGCAGCACGTAGACCAGGCCGATGATCTCGGCGGCCTGCGTGTAGAGCAGCCGCACCGGCTGATCGATCAGTCCCGCGGCCAGCAGCAGGTGGTTCACCGCTCCCTTGGCCGCGAGCAGGCCGCGGATGGCATAGATGCGCACCAGCGAATTGGTCCAGAAAGGGACGATCACCAGGGTCAGCAGCAGCGGGCGCAGCCGTGGCCGGGCGCTGGCCAGCCCATAGGCAAAGGGATAGCCCAGCAGCAGACAGAACAGGGTGGCGATGAGCGCCGTGGCGAACGATTCGGCAAAGACGTGCAGGTAGATCGGATCGGCCAGCCGGCGGTAGTTATCGAGCGTTGCGGGCCAGCCGGCGAAGCCCGCCGGGCTCCGGCTGAGGAGGCTCAGCCCCGCCACCAGCAGGTTGGGCGCCAGCACGAACAGCAGCAGCCAGCCGGAAAGCAGGCCGACGGCCGCAGCCTTGAATGCTTCAGGTTTCGGCGTCATGAGGGAGCACGATTTCCCAGCCGGGCGTCCAGCTCACGCGGACCCGTTGGCCCGGCGGATGATCCAGCGCCGGCGCGTCCTCGCGGAAGAATTCGCTGGCCTTGATTCGCGGCCCGGCATCCAGGGCGATCAGGGTGTCCAGGGTCACGCCGCGGTAGGTCCGTTCCAGCACCCGCCCGGCAAGGCCGCCATGGCCGGTGGCGTCGTCGTGCACGTGCAGGTCTTCCGGCCGCAGCACCAGGGCGATCTTCTCGCCGATGACGAAATGCCGGTCGGTCTGCACGGCAAGAGGCGTCCCCGCCACGCTGACGGTCAAGGCATCCGGGCCAGGCTTCGCCGTGACGGTCGCTTCCAGCACGTTGCTCTCGCCGGCGAACTGCGCCACGAACAGGTTCGCCGGGCGCTCGTAGATGTCGCGGGGCGGCCCCAGTTGCTCGATGCTCCCCGCATGCATGACGGCGATGCGGTCCGAGATCGACAAGGCCTCCTCACGGTCGTGCGTCACGAAGACGAAGGTGATGCCGGTCTGTCGCTGCAGTTCCTTGAGCTCCAGCTGCATCTCGCGCCGCAGCCGGTAATCCAGGGCGCTCAGGCATTCGTCCAGCAGCAGCAGCCGTGGACGGTTGACCAAGGCCCGGGCCAGCGCCACGCGCTGCTGTTGTCCGCCGGACAGTTGCAACGGCCGGCGTTCCCCGAGCCCTTCCAGCCGCACCATGCGCAACGCCGATTCGGTCCTCTCCCGGATTTCCGCGCCGCCGAGTTTTCGCATCCTCAGGCCGAAAGCGACATTGTCGAACACGCTCAGGTGCGGAAACAGGGCATGGCTCTGGAATACCGTGTTCACGTTGCGCGCCTCCGGCGGCACGCCGGCGAGTGTTCGTCCGTCCAGGAGGATTTCGCCCGAATCCGGGTTTTCGAAGCCCGCCAGAAGGCGCAGCACCGTGGTCTTGCCGCAGCCCGAGGGGCCGAGGAGGGTGAGCAATTCGCCTTCCCGCAGCTCGAGGTCGAACTCCCGCAGCGCAGGATGGACGCCATAGCGCTTGGTGACGGAGCGAAAACTGGCGATAGGAGGCGGGGTTGGCATGGCGCTATTGTCCGATTTTCCGGGACGGCGCGGAACCGCGGGTTTGGGAGGACGCGCCTGCGTGAATCAGGCTGTCATAAGTGGGGCCCGGATTTTGATCGTATGCTGTTTCCACCCCGGTTCCCGGGGTGGTGACGAGACGTGAAACTCATGAGCCATTCCTTTGCTCGTCGTCTAGCATGACGGATTGGTCTGCAATCCGGCCACCTGGAGGCCGGAATGGCTGCAGTACGACCGTATCGGCGGCAGGGTGCCGTTCGGCGTCGATTTCTGGCGCGGTATCGAGTTCGGGGGCTGCGGTGGGTTCTCGCTGCGATCGAAGCGATTGCACGAGTATATGGCTGCGCACTGCGACCGGAGTCGTGTCGATCAAGGCCGTCACCATGAGGACTTCGTGATCTGTGTCCTGCATGATTAGCAACTCCGGCGGGACGGATTCCGGCTATACCCGGCGGGGGTCGCGAGGAGGTGGTTCTCGGGCAAAGAGAACCACCCCCTATCTCGGCCAGTTCGGCCACCACACGGCTGATCTGTCGACCTGGCGCCTGGGTGCGAGCGCACCGGAAGCCGGCGCTTGATTGCTGGGGGCGGTTGGCGCAGTATCGTCGCAACTGACCGCGCTCGGTGATCGGTGGCGGCGCCGCGCTTTCAGCCTGTGTTCCGATCCGCATGCGGACATGAAGCCCAATCGGCCAACTGATCGCTGCCGGAAGGCCGGAGTGGCAGGCCCTGCTGAAGACCCGCTCATTGCTCGTCTCGCGTAACCTGTGTCGCCAGAAACCCCATGCCCGACCACCGAATTCTACTCCGCGAACACTTCCCGAACCTGCTGGAGACGAGCGACCCGGTACTCGACGAATTGTTCAGCCGGGCGACCCGGGTCCGCCTCGAGGCAGGGAAGTACGTGTTCTATCCGGGCTCCCGATGCCAGGGCTATGCCTTCGTCACGAAAGGCGTCGTGCGCTGCCAGGTCCTGTCGGAACAAGGTCGACAGATCGTCCTTTACCATGTCGGGCCAGGCGAATCGTGCGTGTTGACGACCTCCTGTCTGCTCGGCGACACCGTCTATCCGGCCGAGGGTGTCGCTCAGACTGAGGTCAGTGCCCTGGTGATTCCCGCTGAAGCCTTTCGGGTAGCCGTCGACCGCTCGCCGGCGCTGCGCTGCCATGTGTTCCGGAATTTCGCGACCAGCCTGGCGGCAGTGATGGCGCGGCTGGCCGACGTGGTGTTCGGCGACATAGACCACCGCCTCATCCATATCCTGCTGGCGAGCGGGGAGACGCGCGTGTCCCGAACCCATCAGGAACTTGCAGACGAACTCGGGACCGCGCGCGAGGTTGTGTCGCGCCACCTCAAACGTCTGGAGCATCTGGGGTGGGTGGGTCTCGGCCGCGGCTCGATCGAACTACTCGACATCAACCGGCTTCGTGGCTTCGTGGTGTCGACCTGAACCCTGTGTGACTCCATCACTGAAATCCCAAGTGGAACAGTCCACTATTCGCCTCAACATGGCTTTCAAGCCATGCTGACGGTGCTTGTAAGTCGGCGGCGGCGCAGCACCACCCGACGGACGTTTCATTTCGGAGTAATCACGATGGGTATGATCCTCGACTGGCTTTCCACCCTGATCGGCATCAAGTTGAACGATCCACATGAGGTGCCGTTTGCCGGCCCGCTGATGTTCGGCGCGCTCCTTGCCTTCACGCTGGGGTTCATCATCAACTGGTCTCTCGATCGCAGCATGGCCTCGAAAGCGCGAGGGACGGAGCAGCAGGGTACCGAATAGTTTCGGTCGGGAAGGGGAAAACGCCGATCAGCGAGCGCGTGCACCCTCCTCGCGGCAACTCAGCAGATCGGCGACGAGCGTGTCGATCCGCTCACTCGCGGTATCCCAGCCGCTTGGGACGGCCAACTGCCTTTCGAACTGGCCGAGAGGCAGGCATTGATGGAGTCGCTGGCTCCCGACATGGCAGTACTTGTGCACTTCGGCGGTGTCGGGCAAGATTGACCTCGGCCGGCTGGCGAGGACAGATGAATGGCATGGGAAGGGAAACGGGTTTCGGAAGCGAGCGTGATGGGCCTCTCTCCCTCCGCTGCCGACTTGGCCTCGTCTGAATTCGAGGACGGGAATCATGCGGCGGCTTTCAAGGCATGGCTGCCACGGGCGGAAGCGGGAGACGCCGGCGCCCAGCGGTGTCTCGGCCTGTGTTTCCGGGACGGTCTCGGCGTTGACAGGGATATGCAGCAGGCGATCGCCTGGTACCGGCGTTCCGCCGCCCAGGGCGATCCGGGGGCTGCGCTCGAATCGGCTTTGATTCTTGAGGCTGGTGTCGGAATTGCCCCGGATCAGGGCGAAGCAAGAAAGTGGTACCGCGTGGCGCTGGATTGCTGGCGTGCGCGGGGCGAAAGCGGCGACGCCGTCGCGCAGCTTGCGCTGGGCCTTTGTCATGAGGCGGGAGCAGGCATCGAACCCGGTTACCGGGAGGCTCTGAAATGGTACGGGCGTTCGGCGGAACAGGGCTGTGCCCACGCCCAATGGGCGGTGGGACGCCTGTACGAGGATGGTTTGGGTATCAGCCGTGATTATGCCGAGGCGGTTCGGTGGTACCGTTCCGGTGCCTGCCAGGGACATGCCCGGGCCTGTTTCAGTCTGGGTCTGATGTCCGAATTGGGGCTGGGCATTGCTCGCGATGCGGACGGGGCCCAACGCTGGTACGGTAAGGCTCTGGCCGTCTGGCGGAAGCGGGCGGAACGCCATGATGCCGCCGCGCAAGCGGCGCTCGGGACGATGTACGAGGCCGGCCACGGTGTGGCCAAGGACTACCCCGAGGCCGTCCGTTGGTACCGTAGGGCTGCCGAGCTGGGAAATCCTCTCGCCCAGTTCGAGCTCGGGCGACTGTGCATGGAAGGGTTGGGCGTGGCGCGCAACGACGCCGATGCGATGGCATGGTTTATGCTAGCGGCCGAGCGCGGCCACGCGGATGCCCAGTTCCATCTGGGGCTGATGTACGAGCAGGGCCGCAGCGTGACGCGCAATTTCGAAGAGGCATTCCGCTGGTATGACAAGGCGGCGGATGAGGGGCCGGGCAGGCGCTGGGATGCGTTCCACCGTATGGCGCCGTCAGCAGGAGAGATGCAGGAAGGATGCGGCTTTGATGCATGGTAGCAGTCCAAATGCTCCGGGTTCGGATGGC from Methylococcus geothermalis encodes:
- the potA gene encoding spermidine/putrescine ABC transporter ATP-binding protein PotA, which encodes MPTPPPIASFRSVTKRYGVHPALREFDLELREGELLTLLGPSGCGKTTVLRLLAGFENPDSGEILLDGRTLAGVPPEARNVNTVFQSHALFPHLSVFDNVAFGLRMRKLGGAEIRERTESALRMVRLEGLGERRPLQLSGGQQQRVALARALVNRPRLLLLDECLSALDYRLRREMQLELKELQRQTGITFVFVTHDREEALSISDRIAVMHAGSIEQLGPPRDIYERPANLFVAQFAGESNVLEATVTAKPGPDALTVSVAGTPLAVQTDRHFVIGEKIALVLRPEDLHVHDDATGHGGLAGRVLERTYRGVTLDTLIALDAGPRIKASEFFREDAPALDHPPGQRVRVSWTPGWEIVLPHDAET
- a CDS encoding Crp/Fnr family transcriptional regulator; translation: MPDHRILLREHFPNLLETSDPVLDELFSRATRVRLEAGKYVFYPGSRCQGYAFVTKGVVRCQVLSEQGRQIVLYHVGPGESCVLTTSCLLGDTVYPAEGVAQTEVSALVIPAEAFRVAVDRSPALRCHVFRNFATSLAAVMARLADVVFGDIDHRLIHILLASGETRVSRTHQELADELGTAREVVSRHLKRLEHLGWVGLGRGSIELLDINRLRGFVVST
- the potB gene encoding spermidine/putrescine ABC transporter permease PotB, with the translated sequence MTPKPEAFKAAAVGLLSGWLLLFVLAPNLLVAGLSLLSRSPAGFAGWPATLDNYRRLADPIYLHVFAESFATALIATLFCLLLGYPFAYGLASARPRLRPLLLTLVIVPFWTNSLVRIYAIRGLLAAKGAVNHLLLAAGLIDQPVRLLYTQAAEIIGLVYVLLPFMILPLYGSLEKLDPRLLEAARDLGAGPFRRFRHVVLPLTLPGIVAGCLLVFLPALGLFYVGDVLGGSRHLLVGNLLKDQFLEAQDWPFGAAASLVLIGLLLAFLALYAIAENRVTAAGDDR
- the potC gene encoding spermidine/putrescine ABC transporter permease PotC, with product MHSLERLHGALIYSFLYLPLAVLILGSFNASKYGIGWDGFTLNWYASLANDAEILAAARNSLMVAALSATLATVVGTLGAVGLHRYRFRGRGFLMGLLFITLMSPDIVMAVSLLVLFIGLRLELGLFTLWLAHTSFCLPFVTLTVHARLQGFDNALVEAARDLGAGEWTAIRRIVLPLALPAIAAGWLMSFTLSLDDAVVSFFVTGPDFEVLPLRIYSMVRLGVKPEVNALASLLFAVSLSFVVLAQWLLHKDRE